A DNA window from Oryzias latipes chromosome 5, ASM223467v1 contains the following coding sequences:
- the zbtb40 gene encoding zinc finger and BTB domain-containing protein 40, protein MMELPNYSGQLLQQLWALRKEGHLCDCTILVGDTHHRAHKLVLAASSMLFRSLLDSSDTISIDTSVVSSQEFACLLDMVYTGKLPLGKYNVSRIVTAADSLQMFDVAVGFKSVLSTLVNQQTPTPTQSHQTTKLGENNKVQTESSEGSGSLSRDEQVAAVEEEQKEEEQKEEEQKEEEQKEEEQGCRKDEDEEPASKKARVDPVDLTGTEQTSAGAEEDHSAPSETPSNKLTEGLLKHASQLKELLAAVPSVQELLSKAAENLLHEEEREVVCCCCGDGDPASALEKLMSRVKDGGITEGGLLQLLRAVEEKAPSSFSSSLLPLLEGVEMSAPASRPEAAESGQSESREEEQKEVKDEDQNKEEEEEEEEEEEEAGSTSPSKRFSCRWCRRSFEYKCRMVAHMKRCSMSDQCEQQCPQCPQKLANQRALRRHQAEAHPSPTRSRKKVSCDLCGRSFAHPSGMLYHKRTEHFDERPFTCEECGAKFGANSSLKNHMRLHTGERPYLCKHCDMSFSVAAALAYHTKKKHSEGKMYVCQYCKAVFAQSIELTRHVRTHTGDRPYVCRECGRGYSQASGLTVHLHTFHNMAEPHDCQKCCLSFSSLEEHQQHLQEFHPKDFHKCTICNKAFTSSALLDKHKATHAGSKPFSCELCNKSYQQLSGLWYHNRTNHPDVFASHTRQLKTLVQCDVCFKFFPSAASLSRHRAAEHQGSEASVMRCLFCKEVLDDRLQEHVCKQNVSQSGEAFSCPLCSLICSSMLELQEHLLSSHMEAPSEQESSTEQQASTSSMVVSSKEAAKDEKVKSKKSSEERPLGIGRQVLVALPNGGGGEVVEVNMFELLDNSVTFICSEKKSEPDS, encoded by the exons ATGATGGAACTACCCAACTACAGCGgccagctcctgcagcagctgtgggCCCTGAGGAAGGAGGGCCACCTCTGCGACTGCACCATCCTGGTGGGGGACACGCATCACCGTGCCCACAAGCTGGTGTTGGCTGCCTCCAGCATGCTCTTCAG GTCTCTGCTGGACAGCTCCGACACCATCTCCATCGACACCAGCGTGGTGTCTTCGCAAGAGTTCGCCTGCCTCTTGGACATGGTCTACACAGGAAAACTGCCTCTGGGAAAATACAACGTCAGCCGTATCGTGACCGCCGCAGACAGCCTGCAGATGTTTGACGTGGCTGTCGGCTTTAAAAGCGTCCTCTCCACACTGGTGAACCAgcagacccccaccccaacccagTCTCATCAAACCACGAAACTCGGCGAGAACAACAAAGTCCAGACGGAAAGCTCGGAGGGCTCTGGCTCCCTCAGCAGAGATGAGCAGGTTGCAGCAgtagaggaggagcagaaggaggaggagcagaaggaggaggagcagaaggaggaggagcagaaggaggaggaacAAGGTTGCCGCAAAGATGAAGACGAAGAGCCGGCGAGCAAAAAAGCCCGTGTGGATCCAGTTGACCTTACAG GGACGGAGCAAACCTCAGCGGGCGCAGAAGAAGACCACAGTGCTCCTTCAGAGACGCCGAGCAACAAACTCACTGAGGGTCTTCTTAAGCACGCCTCTCAGCTCAAGGAGCTCCTGGCTGCTGTGCCCTCTGTCCAGGAGCTGCTAAGTAAGGCAGCAGAGAACCTCCTGCATGAGGAGGAACGTGAG gtcgtctgctgctgctgtggagaCGGAGACCCTGCCTCTGCCCTGGAGAAGCTGATGAGCAGAGTGAAGGATGGAGGGATCACTGAAGGGGggcttcttcagctcctccggGCGGTGGAAGAGAAGGCGCCATCCTCCTTTTCCTCATCGCTGCTCCCACTGCTGGAAGGTGTGGAGATGAGTGCGCCGGCTTCTCGGCCAGAAGCAG CGGAATCAGGGCAGAGTGAGTCCAGAGAAGAAGAGCAGAAGGAGGTCAAGGACGAAGATCAGAacaaggaagaggaggaggaggaggaggaggaggaggaagaggcagGCTCCACCTCCCCGTCCAAGCGCTTCTCTTGCCGTTGGTGTCGGAGGAGCTTTGAGTACAAATGCCGCATGGTAGCCCACATGAAGCGCTGCTCCATGTCCGACCAGTGTGAGCAGCAGTGTCCTCAGTGCCCCCAGAAGCTGGCCAATCAGAGAGCACTGCGGCGCCATCAAGCCGAGGCTCACCCCAGCCCCACACGCAGCAGGAAGAAAGTGTCCTGTGACctctgtgggaggagctttgCACATCCGTCAG GTATGCTCTACCACAAACGTACGGAGCACTTCGATGAGAGGCCGTTCACCTGTGAGGAGTGCGGTGCCAAGTTTGGGGCTAACTCCTCCCTGAAGAACCACATGAGGCTGCACACTGGAGAGAGGCCGTACCTTTGCAAGCACTGTGACATGAGCTTCAGCGTGGCCGCCGCGCTGGCTTACCACACTAAGAAGAAGCACTCTGAGG GGAAGATGTATGTGTGTCAGTACTGCAAGGCTGTTTTTGCTCAGTCCATTGAGCTCACGCGTCACGTCCGGACTCACACCGGAGACCGGCCCTACGTCTGCCGGGAGTGTGGCAGAGGCTACAGCCAGGCCAGCGGCCTCACTGTCCACCTGCACACCTTTCACA ACATGGCAGAACCACATGACTGTCAGAAGTGCTGCCTCAGCTTCTCCTCTCTGGAGGAACACCAGCAGCATCTACAGGAGTTTCACCCAAAGGATTTCCACAAGTGCACCATCTGCAACAAGGCGTTTACCAGCTCTGCCCTGCTGGACAAGCACAAGGCCACCCACGCTGGAAGCAAACCATTCAGCTGTGAACTTTGCAACAAGTCCTATCAG CAACTGTCTGGTCTCTGGTACCACAACCGCACCAACCACCCCGATGTGTTTGCCAGCCACACCCGGCAGCTCAAGACGCTGGTCCAGTGTGACGTCTGCTTCAAGTTCTTCCCCAGCGCAGCCAGCTTGTCCAGACACCGGGCTGCTGAGCACCAAG GCTCTGAGGCGTCTGTTATGCGCTGTCTGTTCTGCAAGGAGGTTCTGGACGACCGGCTGCAGGAGCACGTGTGCAAGCAGAACGTGAGCCAGAGTGGTGAGGCGTTCAGCTGCCCACTCTGCTCCTTGATCTGCAGCTCCAtgctggagctgcaggagcaccTGCTGTCCTCCCACATGGAGGCGCCGTCAGAGCAGGAGAGCAGCACAGAGCAGCaggcctccacctcctccatg GTTGTTTCATCAAAAGAAGCAGCCAAAGACGAAAAGGTGAAGTCTAAAAAATCCTCAGAAGAGCGGCCGCTGGGGATTGGCCGGCAGGTTTTAGTCGCGCTCCCAAACGGAGGTGGGGGTGAAGTGGTGGAGGTGAACATGTTCGAGTTGCTGGACAACTCTGTCACCTttatctgcagtgaaaaaaagtCTGAGCCTGACTCGTAg
- the LOC101157611 gene encoding cytochrome b561 domain-containing protein 1 has translation MPSDVEYSPVGEGLGMRDFWLYAWMRRAAVVSAHLTSLGLTVTVSVLSRPGTSLFSWHPVCMTVAFCVFMTEGLLLFSAEGSPFCFKSRKGKVRVHWLCQVLALTAAATGLGFIIASKSVSEHPHLTSWHSLLGSCTLASTLLQAGFGICVTFHKELHLSLPPSRLKLYHATCGLLVYLLATVTVVSALFSDWFQASVKGPAWWVLLLLPFFPALVVMNQITNAYLPRKKMSI, from the exons ATGCCCTCGGACGTGGAGTACAGTCCGGTTGGGGAAGGGCTCGGCATGCGTGACTTTTGGCTGTACGCGTGGATGCGCAGGGCCGCCGTCGTCTCCGCACACTTGACGTCGCTGGGCCTGACTGTCACCGTGAGCGTGCTGTCCAGACCCGGAACCA GTCTGTTTTCTTGGCATCCAGTGTGCATGACTGTTGCT tTCTGCGTCTTCATGACGGAGGGACTGCTGCTCTTCTCTGCAGAGGGCTCTCCATTCTGCTTCAAGTCTCGGAAGGGGAAGGTGCGAGTCCACTGGCTGTGTCAGGTTCTGGCTCTGACCGCTGCAGCCACGGGGCTGGGCTTCATCATCGCCAGCAAATCAGTTTCAGAGCACCCCCACCTGACCAGCTGGCACAGTCTGCTGGGCTCCTGCACACTGGCCTCCACACTACTTCAGGCGGGTTTTGGCATCTGCGTGACCTTCCACAAGGAGCTGCACCTCTCCTTGCCCCCCTCAAGACTCAAGCTGTACCACGCCACCTGTGGGTTGCTGGTCTACCTGCTGGCCACCGTCACAGTGGTGTCCGCCCTTTTCTCTGACTGGTTCCAGGCCAGCGTGAAGGGACCTGCCTGGTGGGTCTTACTGCTGCTGCCCTTCTTCCCTGCTTTGGTAGTGATGAACCAGATCACAAACGCCTACCTGCCCCGCAAGAAGATGAGCATCTAG
- the atxn7l2 gene encoding ataxin-7-like protein 2 isoform X2, translating to MSLSKEDMSIFGLYPGHDDFFLVVCSHCGQVVKPQAFEKHCERRHGALAKLHGRLRSPAPAPTTQRPLQSYSPSQGTNATTAASAWEGRGQGGGQIRVAPASPSTPPQFKHSKTSKDGLRHSPHEKLSHSSHTDSSVFKPPPPLDPPLISPPPSLRDPPWPHGGAPPGRPAPTDRPPMQRKDAAQPPAMTGPSRVPRPYNKVASKRECDLDKHCGVLDPERKKICTRLLTCNIHSIHQRRKVVGRSKNFDQLVAELKTKVREKGAQMLEGGSVSGHSPSPEAPREQAGVPHCRRPLASLPAFSRSTSAAECTIEEEKQRQEEAVLRTPSPLIHKHISSDESEAEDAEELSEFSSSSSHPRPAALCTFGSHCLGHGIYTFDRRLHHLRAAFSSMLEQHISAHLWRRIPQATDLQSSPSTKACTSSLSTPPTGPCSSSLHFKVRTGSHISSSLKNSLSPSSRGPGRPTPGSAVENSGGGSFARAHPEPGGKPSMVRPVGLGRHKNPVGRPSKQMMKLREEATTAATVRKRKAPSQEGEHSGPDRNCIVLQDRGRPHSSPSSSKTPPHSLLPHGQTNGTLSPSGKPRPPPHPSDSHSPAAKALWTYRRTHPPTLHSSHPEPLATTNSHCKVGPGEAGLHSGGRGFEQQGLLKKRKLGGLEEPSSKPPAQRPPSSSSSSQRSNFYSWKDSKGGGLAGGVEKKLSAQKPKLHH from the exons ATGTCGCTCAGCAAAGAGG ACATGTCCATCTTTGGCCTCTACCCCGGCCACGATGACTTCTTCCTGGTGGTGTGCAGCCATTGTGGTCAGGTTGTGAAGCCGCAGGCGTTTGAGAAGCACTGTGAGCGCAGACACGGTGCCCTCGCCAAGCTGCACGGCCGCCTGCGCTCCCCCGCTCCGGCTCCTACGACCCAGAGGCCCCTACAAAGCTACTCTCCTTCTCAAGGGACCAATGCTACTACTGCTGCTTCAGCATGGGAGGGCCGCGGCCAGGGGGGAGGTCAGATACGGGTGGCCCCTGCCTCACCCTCCACCCCTCCCCAGTTTAAACACTCCAAGACCTCCAAGGACGGACTACG acACTCCCCCCATGAGAAGTTGTCCCACAGCAGCCACACCGACTCGTCTGTTTTCAAACCCCCGCCGCCTCTGGATCCTCCGCTCATATCGCCGCCTCCTTCCCTCAGAGATCCACCGTGGCCGCACGGGGGCGCTCCTCCCGGCCGGCCTGCTCCCACCGACAGGCCCCCCATGCAGAGGAAAGATGCTGCTCAGCCCCCAGCAATGACAGGCCCCTCCCGGGTCCCAAGACCGTACAACAAAGTGGCCTCCA AGAGGGAGTGTGACCTGGACAAGCACTGCGGAGTCCTCGACCCTGAAAGGAAGAAGATCTGCACTCGTCTCCTCACCTGCAAT ATCCACTCCATCCACCAGCGCAGGAAAGTGGTGGGTCGCAGCAAGAACTTTGATCAGCTCGTGGCTGAACTGAAGACCAAGGTTCGGGAGAAGGGGGCACAGATGCTCGAGGGGGGCTCTGTGAGTGGGCACTCCCCCAGCCCTGAAGCCCCCAGGGAGCAGGCTGGCGTCCCACACTGCAGGAGGCCTCTGGCCAGCCTCCCGGCCTTCAG TCGGTCCACATCTGCAGCAGAATGCACTATCGAGGAGGAGAAACAGCGGCAGGAGGAGGCCGTGCTCCGAACTCCCTCCCCGCTCATCCACAAACACATCTCCAGTGATGAGAGCGAGGCAGAGGACGCTGAAGAGCTGTCGGAgttctcctcctcttcgtcaCATCCCAGACCAGCAGCG CTTTGCACCTTCGGCAGCCACTGCTTGGGTCACGGCATCTACACCTTTGACAGGAGGCTGCACCACCTGCGGGCCGCATTCAGCAGCATGCTGGAACAGCACATCAGCGCGCACCTGTGGAG GAGGATACCTCAGGCCACAGACCTTCAGTCCTCACCCTCTACCAAagcctgcacctcctccttatCAACCCCCCCTACAGGACCCTGCTCCTCCTCATTACACTTTAAGGTTCGCACAGGAAGTCATATTAGCTCCTCCCTAAAAAACTCATTGTCCCCCTCCAGCCGGGGGCCAGGGAGACCGACCCCCGGATCGGCTGTGGAGAATTCTGGAGGGGGCAGCTTTGCTCGGGCTCATCCTGAACCTGGGGGGAAGCCATCTATGGTGCGTCCCGTGGGTTTAGGGAGGCACAAGAATCCTGTGGGACGGCCCAGCAAGCAGATGATGAAGTTACGGGAGGAGGCCACCACTGCTGCTACCGTGCGCAAACGCAAGGCCCCCTCCCAGGAAGGAGAGCACTCTGGCCCCGACAGGAACTGCATCGTCCTTCAGGACCGGGGCCGCCCCCACTCCTCCCCGTCCTCTTCCAAAACTCCCCCCCATTCCCTCCTTCCACACGGACAAACTAATGGCACTCTATCTCCTAGTGgcaagccccgcccaccaccACACCCCTCAGACTCTCACTCTCCTGCTGCCAAGGCATTGTGGACTTACAGACGGACACACCCCCCAACGCTCCACTCCTCCCACCCAGAACCTTTAGCCACAACAAACTCTCACTGCAAGGTGGGGCCAGGAGAGgcggggctgcacagtggtgggAGGGGCTTCGAGCAGCAGGGACTACTAAAAAAACGCAAGCTTGGTGGCCTGGAGGAGCCTTCATCCAAACCCCCTGCACAGCGCCCCccgtcttcatcctcctcctcccaacGCTCTAACTTCTACTCCTGGAAGGACAGTAAGGGAGGGGGGCTAGCGGGAGGCGTAGAGAAGAAGCTCAGCGCACAGAAG CCAAAACTGCACCACTGA
- the atxn7l2 gene encoding ataxin-7-like protein 2 isoform X1, with protein sequence MTSAACRAVMMAVRERAAKAMAAVDRRVPSLDDFVGQSWTAWADWAGVSGADGPDAGDCNKNGKKAPEAMSLSKEDMSIFGLYPGHDDFFLVVCSHCGQVVKPQAFEKHCERRHGALAKLHGRLRSPAPAPTTQRPLQSYSPSQGTNATTAASAWEGRGQGGGQIRVAPASPSTPPQFKHSKTSKDGLRHSPHEKLSHSSHTDSSVFKPPPPLDPPLISPPPSLRDPPWPHGGAPPGRPAPTDRPPMQRKDAAQPPAMTGPSRVPRPYNKVASKRECDLDKHCGVLDPERKKICTRLLTCNIHSIHQRRKVVGRSKNFDQLVAELKTKVREKGAQMLEGGSVSGHSPSPEAPREQAGVPHCRRPLASLPAFSRSTSAAECTIEEEKQRQEEAVLRTPSPLIHKHISSDESEAEDAEELSEFSSSSSHPRPAALCTFGSHCLGHGIYTFDRRLHHLRAAFSSMLEQHISAHLWRRIPQATDLQSSPSTKACTSSLSTPPTGPCSSSLHFKVRTGSHISSSLKNSLSPSSRGPGRPTPGSAVENSGGGSFARAHPEPGGKPSMVRPVGLGRHKNPVGRPSKQMMKLREEATTAATVRKRKAPSQEGEHSGPDRNCIVLQDRGRPHSSPSSSKTPPHSLLPHGQTNGTLSPSGKPRPPPHPSDSHSPAAKALWTYRRTHPPTLHSSHPEPLATTNSHCKVGPGEAGLHSGGRGFEQQGLLKKRKLGGLEEPSSKPPAQRPPSSSSSSQRSNFYSWKDSKGGGLAGGVEKKLSAQKPKLHH encoded by the exons ATGACGTCAGCGGCTTGCCGCGCTGTGATGATGGCGGTGCGTGAACGCGCAGCAAAAGCAATGGCTGCTGTGGATAGGCGAGTGCCTAGCCTCGATGATTTCGTGGGGCAGAGCTGGACGGCCTGGGCGGACTGGGCCGGTGTGAGCGGCGCAGATG GGCCGGACGCCGGGGACTGCAACAAGAACGGGAAGAAGGCTCCGGAGGCCATGTCGCTCAGCAAAGAGG ACATGTCCATCTTTGGCCTCTACCCCGGCCACGATGACTTCTTCCTGGTGGTGTGCAGCCATTGTGGTCAGGTTGTGAAGCCGCAGGCGTTTGAGAAGCACTGTGAGCGCAGACACGGTGCCCTCGCCAAGCTGCACGGCCGCCTGCGCTCCCCCGCTCCGGCTCCTACGACCCAGAGGCCCCTACAAAGCTACTCTCCTTCTCAAGGGACCAATGCTACTACTGCTGCTTCAGCATGGGAGGGCCGCGGCCAGGGGGGAGGTCAGATACGGGTGGCCCCTGCCTCACCCTCCACCCCTCCCCAGTTTAAACACTCCAAGACCTCCAAGGACGGACTACG acACTCCCCCCATGAGAAGTTGTCCCACAGCAGCCACACCGACTCGTCTGTTTTCAAACCCCCGCCGCCTCTGGATCCTCCGCTCATATCGCCGCCTCCTTCCCTCAGAGATCCACCGTGGCCGCACGGGGGCGCTCCTCCCGGCCGGCCTGCTCCCACCGACAGGCCCCCCATGCAGAGGAAAGATGCTGCTCAGCCCCCAGCAATGACAGGCCCCTCCCGGGTCCCAAGACCGTACAACAAAGTGGCCTCCA AGAGGGAGTGTGACCTGGACAAGCACTGCGGAGTCCTCGACCCTGAAAGGAAGAAGATCTGCACTCGTCTCCTCACCTGCAAT ATCCACTCCATCCACCAGCGCAGGAAAGTGGTGGGTCGCAGCAAGAACTTTGATCAGCTCGTGGCTGAACTGAAGACCAAGGTTCGGGAGAAGGGGGCACAGATGCTCGAGGGGGGCTCTGTGAGTGGGCACTCCCCCAGCCCTGAAGCCCCCAGGGAGCAGGCTGGCGTCCCACACTGCAGGAGGCCTCTGGCCAGCCTCCCGGCCTTCAG TCGGTCCACATCTGCAGCAGAATGCACTATCGAGGAGGAGAAACAGCGGCAGGAGGAGGCCGTGCTCCGAACTCCCTCCCCGCTCATCCACAAACACATCTCCAGTGATGAGAGCGAGGCAGAGGACGCTGAAGAGCTGTCGGAgttctcctcctcttcgtcaCATCCCAGACCAGCAGCG CTTTGCACCTTCGGCAGCCACTGCTTGGGTCACGGCATCTACACCTTTGACAGGAGGCTGCACCACCTGCGGGCCGCATTCAGCAGCATGCTGGAACAGCACATCAGCGCGCACCTGTGGAG GAGGATACCTCAGGCCACAGACCTTCAGTCCTCACCCTCTACCAAagcctgcacctcctccttatCAACCCCCCCTACAGGACCCTGCTCCTCCTCATTACACTTTAAGGTTCGCACAGGAAGTCATATTAGCTCCTCCCTAAAAAACTCATTGTCCCCCTCCAGCCGGGGGCCAGGGAGACCGACCCCCGGATCGGCTGTGGAGAATTCTGGAGGGGGCAGCTTTGCTCGGGCTCATCCTGAACCTGGGGGGAAGCCATCTATGGTGCGTCCCGTGGGTTTAGGGAGGCACAAGAATCCTGTGGGACGGCCCAGCAAGCAGATGATGAAGTTACGGGAGGAGGCCACCACTGCTGCTACCGTGCGCAAACGCAAGGCCCCCTCCCAGGAAGGAGAGCACTCTGGCCCCGACAGGAACTGCATCGTCCTTCAGGACCGGGGCCGCCCCCACTCCTCCCCGTCCTCTTCCAAAACTCCCCCCCATTCCCTCCTTCCACACGGACAAACTAATGGCACTCTATCTCCTAGTGgcaagccccgcccaccaccACACCCCTCAGACTCTCACTCTCCTGCTGCCAAGGCATTGTGGACTTACAGACGGACACACCCCCCAACGCTCCACTCCTCCCACCCAGAACCTTTAGCCACAACAAACTCTCACTGCAAGGTGGGGCCAGGAGAGgcggggctgcacagtggtgggAGGGGCTTCGAGCAGCAGGGACTACTAAAAAAACGCAAGCTTGGTGGCCTGGAGGAGCCTTCATCCAAACCCCCTGCACAGCGCCCCccgtcttcatcctcctcctcccaacGCTCTAACTTCTACTCCTGGAAGGACAGTAAGGGAGGGGGGCTAGCGGGAGGCGTAGAGAAGAAGCTCAGCGCACAGAAG CCAAAACTGCACCACTGA